From a region of the Castanea sativa cultivar Marrone di Chiusa Pesio chromosome 10, ASM4071231v1 genome:
- the LOC142613871 gene encoding uncharacterized protein LOC142613871 — protein MLRVSELLARQFSGTTIWQTRLKKGPTATTATTILFFLILITLTFISAIHLHTSKVSAYISTNFTITISEKHQTPTKRIEFPLNCSIGNQTQTCPTNYPKSFNPINDLDPSPRPVCPEYFRWIHEDLRPWKATGITRDMVEKAKGSAHFRLVIVRGKAYIEQYKKSIQTRDVFTIWGILQLLRLYPGRIPDLELMFDCNDRPVIRSDGYNMTLAPPPLFRYCGNRWTMEIVFPDWSFWGWSEINIKPWESLLKELKEGNKRSKWIKREPYAYWKGNPAVAETRRDLLKCNVSDKQDWNARLYAQDWILESQQGYKKSDLASQCTHRYKIYIEGWSWSVSEKYILACDSVTLLVKPTYYDFFTRGLKPVHHYWPIRDEDKCKSIKFAVDWGNNHKQKAQAIGKAASDFIQEELKMDYVYDYMFHLLNKYARLFKFEPKIPEGDMELCSETMACSANGLEKKFMMESLVKGPSATSPCTMPPIYEPRVLGNLHRRNMNIIRQVEKWENK, from the exons ATGTTGCGAGTTTCTGAACTGCTAGCTAGACAATTCTCAGGCACAACAATATGGCAGACTCGATTGAAAAAGGGACCTACAGCCACTACTGCTACAACCATCCTCTTCTTTCTCATTCTCATCACCCTCACCTTTATTTCTGCCATTCATCTTCACACT TCTAAAGTTTCTGCTTATATTTCAACAAACTTCACTATAACAATCTCTGAAAAGCATCAAACACCCACCAAAAGAATTGAATTCCCACTGAACTGTTCCATTggaaaccaaacacaaacctGTCCAACAAACTACCCTAAATCCTTCAACCCCATCAATGATCTCGACCCATCACCAAGACCCGTATGCCCAGAATATTTCCGGTGGATCCACGAGGATCTACGGCCATGGAAAGCCACAGGAATCACAAGGGATATGGTTGAGAAAGCCAAAGGGAGCGCACATTTTCGGCTAGTGATAGTTAGGGGCAAGGCCTATATTGAGCAGTACAAGAAATCAATACAGACAAGGGACGTGTTTACTATATGGGGTATTTTGCAGCTTCTAAGATTGTACCCTGGTAGGATTCCGGACTTGGAGCTCATGTTTGACTGTAATGACCGGCCGGTCATCCGATCAGACGGCTACAACATGACGCTGGCTCCACCGCCGTTGTTTCGGTATTGTGGTAACAGGTGGACGATGGAGATTGTCTTCCCTGATTGGTCCTTCTGGGGTTG GTCTGAGATAAATATAAAGCCATGGGAGAGCTTGCtaaaagaacttaaagaaggTAACAAGAGGAGCAAGTGGATCAAAAGGGAACCATATGCTTACTGGAAGGGAAACCCTGCTGTAGCTGAAACCAGAAGAGACCTCCTCAAATGCAATGTCTCTGACAAACAAGACTGGAATGCTCGCTTATATGCCCAG GACTGGATCCTTGAGTCTCAGCAAGGATATAAGAAATCAGACCTAGCAAGCCAATGCACACACAG ATACAAGATCTATATTGAAGGATGGTCCTGGTCTGTGAGTGAAAAATACATTCTAGCCTGTGATTCTGTCACACTGCTTGTAAAACCAACTTACTATGATTTCTTCACTAGAGGTCTGAAACCTGTGCATCACTACTGGCCTATAAGGGATGAAGACAAGTGCAAATCCATTAAATTTGCTGTAGATTGGGGaaacaatcacaaacaaaaa GCACAAGCAATTGGAAAAGCAGCAAGTGACTTCATTCAAGAAGAGCTAAAGATGGACTATGTGTATGACTATATGTTTCATCTATTAAATAAATACGCTAGGCTCTTCAAATTTGAGCCCAAAATTCCTGAAGGAGATATGGAGCTGTGCTCGGAGACTATGGCCTGTAGTGCAAATGGATTAGAGAAGAAGTTCATGATGGAATCCCTAGTGAAGGGGCCTTCTGCGACAAGCCCATGTACCATGCCTCCTATTTATGAACCCCGAGTTCTTGGAAATCTTCATAGGAGGAATATGAATATAATTAGGCAAGTGGAGAAGTGGGAAAATAAATAG
- the LOC142612109 gene encoding uncharacterized protein LOC142612109 has protein sequence MDAMSQALLRAARFPFSEEIKGAPMLSRFTRPHFIAYNGKTDPVEHLARSGHLKEFVVEPRGSETGQTTRSRGNTLPPALGMIEVIHAASMGTSVTRRKGGLIVVLVESHREEQPPRKRMKYAWEPIMFNDEDLEGTSQPHDDALVVTAQINGFIVKRVLVDKETGAEVMYPDLFKGLGLKSEDLSKYNTPLVGFDGEMVVLEGQISLPVNMEGKEVMVNFIVVNSFSPYTAILDRPWIHAMGVVPSTLHVKVKFHTDHGIAVVRGNQQVARQCLVAAVNREIKQKESTEEIPL, from the exons ATGGATGCCATGAGCCAAGCATTACTCAGAGCAGCCCGGTTTCCGTTCTCGGAAGAGATTAAGGGAGCACCAATGCTAAGTAGATTTACCAGACCCCATTTTATTGCCTATAATGGGAAGACGGACCCGGTTGAACAT CTAGCGAGGTCGGGGCACTTGAAGGAGTTCGTTGTGGAGCCTAGGGGTAGTGAAACTGGGCAAACTACAAGATCTCGGGGGAATACTCTCCCACCTGCATTGGGCATGATAGAGGTCATCCATGCTGCTTCAATGGGTACTTCGGTGACCCGAAGGAAAGGGGGGTTGATTGTGGTGCTAGTAGAAAGCCACCGAGAAGAACAACCCCCGAGGAAAAGGATGAAGTATGCTTGGGAACCGATTATGTTTAATGATGAGGATTTGGAGGGAACGTCTCAGCCTCATGATGACGCTCTGGTAGTCACCGCTCAGATAAACGGGTTTATAGTAAAGAGGGTATTGGTGGACAAGGAGACTGGGGCCGAGGTGATGTatcctgatttatttaaggggttagGACTAAAAAGTGAAGATTTATCCAAGTACAATACGCCCCTGGTGGGATTTGATGGAGAGATGGTGGTCCTTGAAGGGCAAATCTCACTTCCTGTAAATATGGAAGGAAAGGAGGTAATGGTGAATTTTATAGTCGTCAATTCATTTTCCCCTTACACAGCGATTCTCGATAGGCCATGGATCCATGCAATGGGAGTGGTCCCGTCTACTCTGCATGTTAAAGTCAAGTTTCACACCGATCATGGTATTGCGGTAGTGAGGGGAAATCAACAAGTGGCTAGGCAGTGTTTAGTGGCTGCTGTGAACCGAGAAATAAAGCAGAAAGAATCTACCGAGGAGATCCCATTATAG